GGAGAAGGTATTAGAGTGGGCAGCAATTTCTGATTCACAATTCTACCCcacaatggagaaaataattttgcCTCCGGTCTCACAGACCGATGTTTCGGTTAAAGTGCAAATGCTATAGAGATAGTTTAAACTTTTTGCTatttaaaatcaaaaacctaaccttttaATTATTCCTTTCTAACCTAACCATTACCCTTTCTGCACCTTATATTACATTCCAATTagactggccactaacggtagaacatgcatgataaacatgttcaatttaacctcaaaaaatttgctcaaaggctcaactcacacttacgcgacacAAGTCGacaagagactgcgactctagtctcttttcgacgcagcatgtgttttcaaatggggACATTCAGACCAGTCGATCCTAGTCCCCGCGACCGTgggactgagtcgagcgtcgactcgacatgttggtcgagcctcgacttgagttgcgtagtaccATGCGTATTTAATGAAAGTGAGACTGTTTTATAAAAGTGATGTTTTATAATTTCAGATAAGaagacaataaaaataattattatataatacaataatattcataattattataaaatttgttacatgctaaATAGTGACGAATTAGATCTTATATTTTGAATAGAGTATGGTTGGAAAAtagagtagcatggaactgaagtactagtgacaatgagcaaaaAAGTCGGTCGATCGACCGGAGTCGTACGATTTttgtcgaggtagtgtgagttgagccaaaaTGTTTTGCTGCTGAAATCACAGCTGTGATGACAATATATTATGACGACTGtgtatcatcatagagaaacaatagcataagctattgtttctctatggtatcatgcatgttctaccaTTAGTGTCTTGatacaagtatcaagtaagtagtAGCCAGCCATAGGATTTTTAACTGTTTGTGGACATTGATGGACTTTTGTTTGTGAGTCTTTAGGGGCGGAGGAGGGATAAAGTAGACAGAGACATTTTGAGGTTTGGAGGGCCACTGGCCACTGTTGGAATTGGCTAAAGAACAATAAATTCACTataaaaagtcattctattctacttTATATTATTGGTCAAGTACTAAGGTAAactttattttcatttgatcaCAATTTTCATGAGTAGGTATAATGTCCTCCAAATATAACTGTATTGTCCTCACTCTACAATAATTGATAGTAACCCTTAGAGCCTCATCCCCTCTAACGATGGTATAAATGATGAAAAAGCCACCATGTTGTCTTTCTTTTACATTCACTCCCATGGCTGGGCAAGCACATCTACACTAGACCACTGACAAGGCCGACTTGAAGTCGGTTTCCCTCATAATATATCAGAATCAGCAatgagaaacgatagcatataagaagatatcccatattATAGGGATATctcttctctatggtatcaATCAGTGTACGAGTCCGGTacaggaaaaatataattcacatGAAATTTACACTAGGATGTTGTGGAATTTCTGCATATTAGGCTGAATGAGATGTCGTCAGTTGCACATAATTTATTAACTTTCTGGTTAGACTGAGGGAAATATTACTGATTTTTGATGCCTTTAAGTGcattaaaactaaaaaaatgtaattaagaATTATAttagtttggctcaaataaatcaTGTTGAACTGACAACATCTCTTCCATTCCACCTTATTATTCACATGAACTCTAATGGGATTATTCGTATCCACTCGGATGGATTAAGTGGGAATAGCCTCTATGATAGTCATgtgaatattttcactgtaccgggTACATATATACTGATAAGTGTACATATGTGGGAATCCACCTTTATAGTGAAGATGTATCTCTGTTTGCAACAAATAACAAAAGTTATATTCAACTGAGGATTTGAGGAAGATTGTAAATCgagtaaaaaaaaataataatactgtcaCTGTCCATGTTATCTTCCAGATTTATGTATCCTCCGTCTGTTCTAACTCCGCCTgataaagaatattttatatcatttatCCTCTCTGTAGCCTATCATGTTTATCCACTCTAATTTTCTAATACGTTACTATATTATTtccaaatacaataaatatttctacaaataaaaataccGTAATCATttaattacaatagtttttgacgtgattggaaaaagaagccttgagcaccagccacgagttctaaaaataagaaatacattttttaatctaataacagcagtacaaatgaaacaattctgttgatggatgataatctatggatgttgaattttatcaataatcaagaacttgataaacaaaagatgcacagaaaaataatataaaaaatgtcaagttttaataatttttacacaattaatattgccaaaatagGTGATTCAACCaactcaaaataaaaaactcaatataaaatgtttatattcATGATAAGTTATTGATGTGGGTGTTTGAAAATCGTACAAGCTCGTTTCAAGTAAATCGATTTAGTTTCCAGTAATAAATCTGTTTACTTTCAGTTTATCGTCATGCATGACACTATCCGTTTTGTCAGTTGTGTAAAAAGACGGATTTCTGTTCCAGGCACTGGAAGCCAAAAATTGCAAGAGTTTGATCATTCAAGTCGGCAAAGGCGTCATACCTGCAGTTGAATACCAGTCAAAAATGAAGATAGAGTTTTACCGATTCAAAGATTCCATCGAAGACGACATCAAGAAATCGGACTTGACCATCAGTCACGCAGGAGCTGGCAGTTGTTTAAATGTGCTACAAGCAGGCAAACGTCTATTGGTCGTCGTAAATGAACGATTGATGGACAATCATCAAATCGAACTGGCTGAGAGACTTGCTCTGGAAAAGTATTCATTTTTTACAACTCTGAGTCTCCTTACTGATTTTCTAGAAGGAGAtgtaaattttgatgaaattgaacCGTATCCATTAGGACAAACTGGtaaatttgttgaatttattgACTCAGTAATGGGATTTGTTGATAGCTAATTACCTAACAAGTAGCCTATATGGTGAAAATTAAGTAATACTCTCACTTATATTTAATTTCCTTGAGAGAAAACGTTGTACTCTTTTTGAAACGAAGCTTGAAACTTATTTTTAGTTATTCGAATCTTGTAGTCATATTGAATATGTACAGTGGTATTATTAAACATTGTAAAAAGTGTAATTCGAAATAAATTGATCAtaacaagttttcatattgcctTTTCTTCAACCCCGCAGTCCAGTATATTGATGGATCCTACTCAACCTAAACTACTAACCAAGGTTTAAGTAAACTCTGCATCAttgattgaattcaaatttattagtaAGAACCCATTCTATTGGAGAATGGAATTGCAAGAATAAAAATGTGATTGAACTTTGGTATTATTTAAAGTGATGTCACACCAAGCAAAATTCttcattcaaatatatttatttttattgtgaaatcaacaaaatgttacaGACAGAAGAAGAGATTTTTGGAATAATTATGAACGATTATCGTGCTGCAAATTTCTCCGTAGACGTTTGGTCAATTTGATAAGTCTCCTTTTTCTCCAAATAGGTGACAACAAATATTTTACTATGAATTCACAACAAAAAGTTAAAATTGATAGAGATATACCAGAAACGTATGCAACAAGTGCACCATAGAgtttttctatttcaaatacCTTTTCATTGTCATTAATAAGTTTAATCATGGGTTTTGGCTCATGAATTTTCCACACTCTCGACAGTATTCCACTTTCCATAGCTCTCTGAGTTAATATATGGAATTGGAATTCGAAAATGGCTCCCCTTTTCAATATTAATGGAGAAGAATTGTGTTTGACAGTACATTCATCAAAAGTGCAAATTGGTGTTTTACTTTTCACTTTGTCACCTCTGAATTGAGAGTAATGCAGCTGAATCCTTTTGGATGCAAAAGCAATCGAATTACCTTCGTCTACCAGAATTCTGATAATTTCATCAAAAGATTCATTTCTGATTAGTTTGAATCGTTTAGCAATGTTGGCATGGAAAGTGTCTTCATGAGCTGTagcattgaaaattttgaatgtaGCATCTGTACCAATCACATTCATATTCAGTTGCAATATGTGTTCGAGAGTTTCCACGTTTTTACCAGTCAAAGGTAACGTCATAAAACTACCTAAGGAGCTAACGTAGAGCGATAAAATTATAAAGCAATACTGAATCCAAATCATTTCGAAAAATCGATTTCGTGGCCTTCTGCTTGCTTCTGCCTGTCCAATACAATTCTTGTACATTCCAAACAAAACTCTCAAATGTGCAGGTAGATCAAGTTTCGGTTTCATAACCGACAAAGAAATTGCTTTTAGCAGGAAAACGATAGTAAAAACAACAGCAATCATAACCCAAGTGAAAGCAGAGAATTCGTTCAAATAATTGTGCCACAAAGAAGGCACAGATCTTATTCCACACGCAGCTGCCCATGTAAAACACTCTGAATAGCCAGCATTGACCAAGTGTAGTGTTGGAGAGCTGTAGATGCCATGAGAGAATACACCAAACCCGAAATACACCTCACCAGATTCAAGCAACTCCTTGATGCGGTTGTATTTGTCTGGAAGGATGACGTAGCCAAACCTGTCCAGCTGGCTCAATTCGCCGACCAATGTCACATTCAACGTGAAATTGAACTTACTTTTCATTAAGTCCACTATTTGCGCCCCAGGTCCTCGAAACACCAAATTATTGCCATCAGCGAACATCATGGATTCTGGAGGCCTTATCTCCGCAACTGCATTCAACGGACAACCATGCATATTCTTGACCATTCGTTTCAAACTAAATTCATGTATGCCTCTATCAAACATTCTGCTACTAAAATTCCACGTATTGATCAATGCTGCTTCATTCACAACATTGCAATTATTTTCACCGAATGGCATCATAGAATAGACATCTATTCTGTTTTTTTGAAGCACTAGCACTACCGATCTATACATGCGTAAATTCCATAATGTTCTCATCATGTTGGCCAAAGTGTTGTTCAATTCAATAACACTTGTGTGAGTATCAAACACAAATATGTATAGAGATTTGATTGATATTTCCTTGAAAGTTTCGAATCTAGTCGTGCTAGAGGAGAAGAACACATAAATGCCTCGCTGCACATGAAACTCGGTTTGAATCAGCCATGCATCTTGTAGCGATGATAGAAGTAGGTCAACCAAATCTGCTGTGTGCTCATTTTCGATGGAAACGATAACAGGTACGTGATGATGCAGTTGATGTATGTAATAATGAGTTATCTGAACGATACTGGCCACCAGTCGCTCTTGCTGGACAATGTCAGGAGTCACCAACATAGAACAGCacaattcaattattgtcaTGTAGACTAGTATGCATGCCACGTTTCTATTCATTTCTGGCCCAATAGCCCACTATACAGCCGAATCCATGCGTTTCATTTGAAACACTTTTCAGATACCGTAATCGTCTTCAAATGTTCTGCGTTTTGGATCTTCAACGTTCAACATTTATAGCGGTTCAATAGTAAAAATTGCAGTGACGtgaatcatacaaaaatgaaaaactcaCTATTGATTTCCGTTCaagaattcaattctattgaaGCAAAATGATTACATATTGGGAAATTCTTATTGTTggatgatattattcaacataatatGGATCACTTTTGTCAGGAGAAACCACAACGTATTATGAGTACTGTGAATGCTTCAAAGGATGTTAAATTTGCAATTGATTTTCGTTTGTGTA
Above is a window of Nilaparvata lugens isolate BPH chromosome 4, ASM1435652v1, whole genome shotgun sequence DNA encoding:
- the LOC120350928 gene encoding uncharacterized protein LOC120350928; translation: MNRNVACILVYMTIIELCCSMLVTPDIVQQERLVASIVQITHYYIHQLHHHVPVIVSIENEHTADLVDLLLSSLQDAWLIQTEFHVQRGIYVFFSSSTTRFETFKEISIKSLYIFVFDTHTSVIELNNTLANMMRTLWNLRMYRSVVLVLQKNRIDVYSMMPFGENNCNVVNEAALINTWNFSSRMFDRGIHEFSLKRMVKNMHGCPLNAVAEIRPPESMMFADGNNLVFRGPGAQIVDLMKSKFNFTLNVTLVGELSQLDRFGYVILPDKYNRIKELLESGEVYFGFGVFSHGIYSSPTLHLVNAGYSECFTWAAACGIRSVPSLWHNYLNEFSAFTWVMIAVVFTIVFLLKAISLSVMKPKLDLPAHLRVLFGMYKNCIGQAEASRRPRNRFFEMIWIQYCFIILSLYVSSLGSFMTLPLTGKNVETLEHILQLNMNVIGTDATFKIFNATAHEDTFHANIAKRFKLIRNESFDEIIRILVDEGNSIAFASKRIQLHYSQFRGDKVKSKTPICTFDECTVKHNSSPLILKRGAIFEFQFHILTQRAMESGILSRVWKIHEPKPMIKLINDNEKVFEIEKLYGALVAYVSGISLSILTFCCEFIVKYLLSPIWRKRRLIKLTKRLRRNLQHDNRS
- the LOC111049724 gene encoding UDP-N-acetylglucosamine transferase subunit ALG13 homolog isoform X1, whose product is MALTNVFVTVGTTKFDGLIFEITREPFLKALEAKNCKSLIIQVGKGVIPAVEYQSKMKIEFYRFKDSIEDDIKKSDLTISHAGAGSCLNVLQAGKRLLVVVNERLMDNHQIELAERLALEKYSFFTTLSLLTDFLEGDVNFDEIEPYPLGQTGKFVEFIDSVMGFVDS
- the LOC111049724 gene encoding UDP-N-acetylglucosamine transferase subunit ALG13 homolog isoform X3 → MSLQALEAKNCKSLIIQVGKGVIPAVEYQSKMKIEFYRFKDSIEDDIKKSDLTISHAGAGSCLNVLQAGKRLLVVVNERLMDNHQIELAERLALEKYSFFTTLSLLTDFLEGDVNFDEIEPYPLGQTGKFVEFIDSVMGFVDS
- the LOC111049724 gene encoding UDP-N-acetylglucosamine transferase subunit ALG13 homolog isoform X2, giving the protein MKSRMALEAKNCKSLIIQVGKGVIPAVEYQSKMKIEFYRFKDSIEDDIKKSDLTISHAGAGSCLNVLQAGKRLLVVVNERLMDNHQIELAERLALEKYSFFTTLSLLTDFLEGDVNFDEIEPYPLGQTGKFVEFIDSVMGFVDS